DNA sequence from the Mesoaciditoga lauensis cd-1655R = DSM 25116 genome:
TGAAAAGAGCCACCCCGGATAAGATCGTCTTCACCTATCAAGGAGACGGCGATTTGGCATCAATAGGAACGGCAGAAATCGTTCATGCGGCAAATAGGGGCGAAAACATAACAACGATATTTATAAATAATGCCGTTTATGGTATGACAGGTGGTCAAATGGCGCCTACTACATTGCTTGGACAAAAAACAACCACTACTCCTTACGGAAGAGATGCTAAAGCGAATGGATATCCTATAAGAATGAGTGAAATGCTTTCCACTCTTGCAGGAGCTGCTTACATAGAAAGAGTTATGGTGACAACACCCCAAAACGTTATTAAAGCGAAAAGAGCCATAAAGAAAGCTTTTGAAACGCAGATAAAGGGATTAG
Encoded proteins:
- a CDS encoding thiamine pyrophosphate-dependent enzyme; this translates as MPDSLSKKEFTYCPGCHHGIVHRLIAEVIDELGIREKTLIVAPVGCSVFAYEFFNVDGTVAPHGRAPAVATGMKRATPDKIVFTYQGDGDLASIGTAEIVHAANRGENITTIFINNAVYGMTGGQMAPTTLLGQKTTTTPYGRDAKANGYPIRMSEMLSTLAGAAYIERVMVTTPQNVIKAKRAIKKAFETQIKGLGFSLVEVLSTCPTNWGKSPVEAGKWLEENMAKYYPLGVYVDRTKEAE